A window of the Candidatus Krumholzibacteriia bacterium genome harbors these coding sequences:
- the nuoK gene encoding NADH-quinone oxidoreductase subunit NuoK, whose protein sequence is MVGLHEYLILSGLLFLIGAVGVLTRSNGLILFMSLELMLNAVNLTFVAFSRYTGRLDGHVFVFLVTAVAAAEAAVGLAIFVNLFRLHRSVNVDQMNAMGD, encoded by the coding sequence ATGGTCGGCCTGCACGAATACTTGATCTTGAGCGGTCTGCTCTTCCTCATCGGCGCCGTGGGCGTGCTCACCCGGAGCAACGGACTCATCCTGTTCATGTCCTTGGAGCTCATGCTGAACGCGGTGAACCTGACCTTCGTGGCGTTTTCGCGCTACACCGGACGTCTCGATGGCCACGTCTTCGTCTTCCTGGTGACGGCGGTGGCGGCGGCGGAAGCCGCCGTGGGCCTGGCCATCTTCGTCAACCTCTTCCGGCTGCACCGCTCGGTGAACGTGGATCAGATGAACGCCATGGGGGACTAG
- the nuoL gene encoding NADH-quinone oxidoreductase subunit L produces MERTWLWLIPAAPLATSALCGAVALAWCRRTDPAPRRLVGVVACLGPALSFALALLAWAELRGLMPQGRWLSQTLWRWLESGALQLDIGFVIDPLSSLMLLFVTGVGTLIHVYSTGYMHEDRGVVRYFAYLNLFMFAMLVLVLADSLPLLFVGWEGVGLCSYLLIGFWFEDPAKAAAGKKAFVVNRIGDFGVLIAMFLIFWTLQGAGAPGLTFAAMRNHVEAFTPAIATTICLLLFLGAAGKSAQIPLYVWLPDAMAGPTPVSALIHAATMVTAGVYMVARMHFLFDLAPVASTTVAAIGAATALLAATIAVAQNDFKKVLAYSTVSQLGYMFVGVGVGAYGAGVFHVFTHAFFKACLFLGSGAVIHALHDEQDIRRMGGLRRKMPLTFWTFVIATLALAGLPPLAGFFSKDHILWEALSRPNPLLPWLPSVLWAVLVLAALCTAFYMWRLVSLVFLGSFRGEQHTYAHAHEAPPSMAMPLVLLAMGSLLVGFLGVPHALGGSNRLETWLHPSFAVAGSAATEHGATTVASTAAGETALHESSAALAEHAGSAPLSEPGAMAVALAAALLGLGLGFQLYARRPQTAAALAGRLQPLQRLLAGKYFVDELYAAVIVRPFRLLSEALWRLVDVRLIDGVINLLGGVTRAFSFVFRFAQSGYVQTYAFVVVLGVLVLLLRVL; encoded by the coding sequence GTGGAACGCACTTGGCTCTGGCTCATTCCGGCGGCGCCGCTCGCCACCAGCGCGCTGTGCGGTGCGGTCGCCCTCGCCTGGTGCCGGCGGACCGACCCGGCACCACGACGCCTGGTGGGTGTCGTGGCCTGTCTCGGGCCGGCGCTGTCCTTCGCTCTGGCGCTCCTCGCCTGGGCCGAGCTGCGCGGCCTCATGCCGCAGGGACGCTGGCTGTCGCAGACGCTCTGGCGCTGGCTCGAGTCGGGGGCCTTGCAGCTCGACATCGGCTTCGTTATCGACCCCTTGTCGTCGTTGATGTTGCTCTTCGTCACCGGCGTCGGCACTTTGATCCACGTCTACTCCACGGGATACATGCACGAGGATCGTGGCGTCGTCCGCTACTTCGCCTATCTCAATCTGTTCATGTTCGCCATGCTGGTGCTGGTGCTCGCCGACAGCCTGCCGCTCCTCTTCGTCGGCTGGGAGGGGGTCGGGCTCTGCTCCTATTTGCTCATCGGCTTCTGGTTCGAGGACCCCGCCAAGGCGGCGGCGGGCAAGAAAGCTTTCGTGGTCAACCGCATCGGCGATTTCGGCGTTCTCATCGCCATGTTCCTCATCTTCTGGACCCTGCAGGGCGCCGGGGCTCCAGGCCTCACCTTCGCCGCCATGCGCAATCATGTCGAGGCGTTCACTCCGGCCATCGCCACGACGATCTGCCTGCTCCTCTTCCTCGGCGCCGCGGGGAAATCGGCGCAGATCCCGCTCTACGTCTGGCTCCCCGACGCCATGGCCGGACCGACTCCGGTCTCCGCCCTCATCCACGCCGCCACCATGGTGACCGCCGGCGTCTACATGGTGGCGCGCATGCACTTCCTCTTCGACCTGGCTCCGGTGGCGAGTACGACCGTGGCGGCGATCGGGGCGGCGACGGCGCTGCTGGCGGCGACGATCGCGGTGGCGCAGAACGATTTCAAGAAAGTGCTCGCCTATTCCACCGTGAGCCAGCTCGGCTACATGTTCGTCGGCGTCGGCGTCGGTGCCTACGGGGCGGGTGTTTTCCACGTCTTCACCCATGCCTTCTTCAAGGCTTGCCTGTTCCTCGGCTCGGGGGCAGTGATCCACGCTCTCCACGACGAGCAGGACATCCGCCGCATGGGCGGCTTGCGCCGCAAGATGCCGCTCACCTTCTGGACCTTCGTGATCGCCACCTTGGCGCTCGCGGGCTTGCCGCCGCTGGCGGGTTTCTTCAGCAAGGACCACATCCTGTGGGAAGCGTTGTCGCGGCCGAACCCGCTCTTGCCCTGGCTGCCGAGCGTGCTCTGGGCGGTGCTGGTGCTGGCCGCCCTGTGCACCGCCTTCTACATGTGGCGTCTGGTGTCGCTGGTGTTCCTGGGCAGCTTCCGCGGTGAGCAGCACACCTACGCCCACGCCCACGAGGCGCCTCCCAGCATGGCCATGCCGCTAGTACTACTCGCGATGGGGAGCCTCCTCGTCGGTTTCCTCGGCGTGCCCCACGCCCTCGGTGGGTCGAACCGGCTCGAGACCTGGCTGCACCCGAGCTTCGCCGTCGCCGGCAGCGCGGCGACGGAGCACGGGGCGACTACGGTGGCGAGCACTGCGGCAGGAGAAACGGCCCTGCACGAGAGCAGCGCGGCGCTGGCGGAGCACGCCGGCTCGGCGCCGCTCTCCGAGCCGGGAGCCATGGCGGTGGCGCTCGCGGCGGCGCTGCTCGGTCTCGGGCTCGGCTTCCAGCTCTATGCGCGCCGGCCGCAAACGGCTGCCGCCCTCGCCGGGCGGCTGCAGCCGCTGCAGCGCCTGCTCGCGGGGAAGTACTTCGTCGACGAGCTCTACGCCGCGGTGATCGTGCGACCCTTCCGGTTGCTCTCAGAGGCTCTCTGGCGTCTCGTGGACGTGCGCCTCATCGATGGGGTGATCAACCTGCTCGGCGGGGTGACCCGGGCCTTCTCCTTCGTCTTCCGCTTCGCCCAGAGCGGTTACGTGCAGACCTACGCTTTCGTCGTCGTCCTGGGTGTGCTGGTACTCCTGCTGCGCGTGTTGTGA
- a CDS encoding NADH-quinone oxidoreductase subunit M translates to MSLLSAIVFAPLVAALGVLVLPRTATRAIRSVALAGMLADLVLSLWLLPQFGGDGAFQFVERHPWIARWGIEYHLGVDGISLWLVLLTALLGPVAVLGSWAGITTRVREFHVLLLLLQTGMQGVFLSLDLFLFYIFWEVSLVPMYFLIGIWGHERRLYAAIKFVLFTLAGSLLMLVAILSLVVQHANQVGYYSFDLQTLIAAHIDPSHQVWYFAAFALAFAIKVPLWPLHTWLPDAHVEAPTAGSVILAGILLKMGGYGFLRFAMPLFPHGLDVATPLLMLVAVVGIVYGAMVAMVQPDMKKLVAYSSVSHLGFVMLGILSARSQGLEGGIYQMLNHGLSTGALFLLVGVLYERRHSRAIADFGGLARSMPVYATVLIFVTLSSIGLPGLNGFVGEFLILLGAFHQHRLLTIVASTGVVLGAIYMLWMVERVLFGPVRHEENRKLPDLSPREILTFAPLLILIVVMGVYPRPFLQRMHASVDRLVRQVQLDERLTETTPSPGANTPALGASSAEPLGVSSATSNLAPEASAAAPAPRQEGSP, encoded by the coding sequence GTGTCGTTGCTGAGCGCCATCGTCTTCGCCCCCCTGGTGGCCGCGCTGGGCGTGCTCGTCCTGCCGCGCACCGCCACCCGGGCGATCCGCTCCGTGGCCTTGGCCGGAATGCTCGCGGATCTGGTGCTGTCGCTCTGGCTCCTGCCGCAGTTCGGTGGCGACGGCGCCTTCCAGTTCGTCGAGCGCCACCCCTGGATCGCGCGCTGGGGCATCGAATACCACCTGGGGGTGGACGGCATCAGCTTGTGGCTGGTGCTGCTCACGGCGCTCCTCGGGCCCGTCGCCGTCCTCGGCTCGTGGGCGGGGATCACGACCCGGGTGCGCGAGTTCCACGTCCTCCTCTTGCTGCTGCAGACGGGAATGCAGGGCGTCTTCTTGAGCCTCGACCTCTTTCTCTTCTACATCTTCTGGGAAGTGTCCTTGGTGCCCATGTACTTCCTCATCGGCATCTGGGGACACGAGCGGCGTCTATACGCGGCGATCAAGTTCGTCCTCTTCACCCTGGCCGGGTCGCTGCTCATGCTGGTGGCGATCCTCTCCCTCGTGGTGCAGCACGCCAACCAGGTGGGCTACTACAGCTTCGACCTCCAGACCCTGATCGCGGCGCACATCGATCCGAGCCACCAGGTGTGGTACTTCGCCGCCTTCGCCCTGGCCTTCGCCATCAAGGTGCCACTGTGGCCACTGCACACCTGGCTGCCCGACGCGCACGTCGAGGCGCCCACGGCGGGCTCGGTCATCCTGGCCGGGATCCTGTTGAAGATGGGAGGCTACGGCTTCCTGCGCTTCGCCATGCCGCTCTTCCCGCACGGGCTCGACGTCGCGACGCCGCTCCTCATGCTCGTCGCCGTCGTCGGCATCGTCTACGGCGCGATGGTGGCCATGGTGCAGCCGGACATGAAGAAGCTCGTGGCATATTCCTCGGTGAGCCACCTGGGATTCGTCATGCTCGGCATCTTGAGCGCCCGCAGCCAAGGGTTGGAGGGCGGCATCTACCAGATGCTCAACCACGGCCTGTCCACGGGAGCGCTCTTCCTCCTGGTGGGCGTGCTCTACGAGCGCCGCCACTCCCGCGCCATCGCCGATTTCGGCGGCCTGGCGCGCAGCATGCCGGTCTACGCCACGGTGCTGATCTTCGTCACCTTGTCCTCCATCGGCTTGCCCGGCCTGAACGGCTTCGTCGGCGAGTTCCTCATCCTCCTCGGCGCCTTCCACCAGCATCGCCTGCTCACCATCGTGGCCAGCACGGGCGTGGTTCTCGGTGCCATCTACATGCTGTGGATGGTGGAGCGTGTGCTCTTCGGTCCGGTGCGCCACGAGGAGAACCGCAAGCTGCCCGATCTATCGCCGCGGGAGATCCTCACCTTTGCCCCGCTCCTCATCCTCATCGTCGTCATGGGCGTGTATCCGCGTCCGTTCCTGCAGCGCATGCACGCCTCCGTCGATCGGCTCGTGCGCCAGGTGCAGCTCGACGAACGCCTCACCGAGACCACGCCTTCGCCTGGAGCGAACACGCCGGCGCTCGGCGCGAGCTCTGCGGAGCCACTCGGCGTGTCGAGCGCGACTTCGAATCTCGCTCCGGAGGCGAGCGCCGCCGCTCCGGCGCCGCGGCAGGAGGGCTCGCCATGA
- a CDS encoding NADH-quinone oxidoreductase subunit N — MSFEFAWHPEAWQLVAPILAVVGTALVVMVGDLFLKPPSWTGPTLLGLAVAMALAVSHWNVPLPGAEAALAGALRLDRFAVFLQVAILGCAALSLLGAQSYNARAGIDRAEFHLLLLFSTAGMLVLVASADLITMFLGLELLSFPAYVLCGFLRQQIKSNEAALKYFVLGSFASSVFLYGVALVWGATGSTQLAEIARAAETPLFHLGALLVVVGFLFKVGVVPFHMWVPDVYEGAPTPVTMFMAAAVKVAAFGALTRTLLGGALHTTLPLGSILWWFAALTMTVGNMSALTQDNIKRMLAFSSVAHAGYMLVGLAAVATLGSEQGASAVLYYLLAYAAMNIGAFTVVTLLGRRAEGDLRFDRDWSGVAQRHPGLSLAMALFMIALGGLPPTAGFFGKYALFRAALDAHLTSLVVIAVLNTLVSVYYYLRVVVAMYMKPEREPVSGVLEGLLSRTHAFEGPGAMAATPAVEKPPEPRLAEAGHWGPRLAIVTCVLLTLWLGVGPGIGRLPGLTQIMEWAEAAVASLR, encoded by the coding sequence ATGAGCTTCGAGTTCGCCTGGCATCCCGAAGCCTGGCAGCTGGTCGCGCCCATTCTGGCGGTGGTCGGCACGGCGCTCGTCGTCATGGTGGGGGATCTCTTCCTGAAGCCGCCGTCGTGGACCGGGCCGACGCTCCTCGGGCTCGCCGTCGCCATGGCGCTCGCGGTCTCGCACTGGAACGTGCCGCTCCCCGGCGCCGAGGCCGCCCTGGCCGGCGCTCTCCGGCTCGATCGCTTCGCCGTGTTCCTGCAGGTCGCCATCCTGGGCTGCGCGGCGCTCTCGCTCCTCGGTGCCCAGAGCTACAACGCCCGCGCCGGCATCGACCGCGCCGAGTTCCACCTCCTGCTGCTCTTCTCCACCGCCGGCATGCTGGTCCTGGTTGCAAGCGCCGATCTCATCACCATGTTCCTCGGCCTCGAGCTGCTCTCCTTCCCGGCCTACGTTCTCTGCGGCTTTCTGCGCCAGCAAATCAAATCGAACGAGGCGGCCCTCAAGTACTTCGTCCTCGGTTCCTTCGCCTCCTCGGTGTTCCTCTATGGTGTCGCCCTCGTCTGGGGGGCGACCGGCAGCACCCAGCTGGCGGAAATCGCCCGGGCCGCCGAAACGCCGCTCTTCCATCTCGGGGCGCTCCTCGTCGTCGTCGGCTTCCTCTTCAAGGTGGGTGTGGTGCCCTTCCACATGTGGGTTCCCGACGTCTACGAGGGCGCGCCGACGCCGGTCACCATGTTCATGGCCGCGGCGGTGAAGGTGGCCGCCTTCGGCGCCTTGACGCGCACGCTGCTCGGCGGCGCCTTGCACACCACCTTGCCCCTCGGCAGCATCCTCTGGTGGTTCGCCGCCTTGACCATGACGGTGGGCAACATGTCGGCCCTCACGCAGGACAACATCAAGCGCATGCTGGCGTTTTCCTCGGTGGCGCACGCGGGCTACATGCTGGTCGGCTTGGCCGCGGTGGCGACGCTCGGCTCGGAGCAAGGGGCGTCGGCGGTGCTCTACTATCTCTTGGCCTATGCCGCCATGAACATCGGGGCCTTCACCGTGGTCACCCTGCTCGGGCGGCGCGCCGAGGGCGACCTGCGCTTCGATCGGGACTGGAGCGGCGTGGCGCAGCGCCATCCCGGGCTCAGCCTCGCCATGGCGTTGTTCATGATCGCCCTCGGGGGCTTGCCACCCACGGCGGGGTTCTTCGGCAAGTACGCCCTCTTCCGCGCCGCCCTCGACGCGCATCTGACGAGTCTCGTCGTCATTGCCGTCCTCAACACCCTCGTCTCGGTGTACTACTACTTGCGCGTCGTCGTCGCCATGTACATGAAGCCGGAGCGCGAGCCCGTCTCCGGGGTGCTGGAAGGTTTGCTGTCCCGCACCCACGCTTTCGAGGGGCCCGGGGCCATGGCGGCGACGCCCGCGGTGGAGAAACCGCCGGAGCCGCGCCTCGCCGAAGCCGGCCACTGGGGTCCTCGCCTCGCCATCGTGACCTGCGTGCTGCTGACGCTCTGGCTCGGCGTCGGGCCCGGCATCGGTCGCCTGCCGGGACTGACGCAGATCATGGAGTGGGCCGAGGCAGCGGTCGCGTCCTTGCGCTAG
- a CDS encoding methylmalonyl-CoA mutase family protein → MPTDRARERSARPGSAAAGREAWEREVLQPFLERSPERDEPFTTSSGVPVERLYTPADVAGLDPEADLGYPGAFPYTRGVYPTMYRGRLWTMRQYAGFGTAAESNRRYRYLLERGQTGLSVAFDLCTQIGYDSDHVLARGEVGKVGVAIATLEDMETLLEGIPLERVSTSMTINATASILLGMVLVVARRRGVPWTALRGTVQNDILKEYIARGTYIYPPAQSMRLVTDMFAFCAHEVPEWNPISISGYHIREAGSTAAQEVAFTLADGIAYVQAALDAGQDVDHFAGRLSFFFNAHNDLLEEVAKFRAARRLWARLMRQRFGARRPESCQLRFHAQTSGASLTAQQPENNVVRVTVQALAAVLGGAQSLHTNGMDEALALPTEDAARIALRTQQILAYESGVAQTVDPLGGSYAIESLTHQIEKEAQQLLERVEAMGGMVKAIERGFVQREIQEAAYTLQRQIEAETRVVVGVNRFREESPARIPILRVDPALERAQVKRLQAFRARRDGAAAKASLEAVRRAAAGTENLMPPIVDAVEKGATLGEISDELRSVFGEHRADVTI, encoded by the coding sequence ATGCCCACGGATCGAGCCCGCGAACGCAGCGCCCGGCCCGGAAGCGCCGCGGCCGGCAGGGAGGCATGGGAACGGGAAGTGCTGCAGCCCTTCCTGGAACGCTCTCCCGAACGCGACGAGCCCTTCACCACCAGCTCCGGCGTCCCCGTCGAACGCCTGTACACGCCGGCCGATGTCGCCGGACTCGATCCCGAGGCCGACCTCGGTTATCCCGGTGCCTTCCCCTACACGCGCGGCGTCTACCCGACGATGTACCGGGGCCGCTTGTGGACGATGCGGCAATACGCCGGCTTCGGCACCGCGGCGGAATCGAACCGTCGTTATCGCTATCTCCTCGAGCGCGGGCAGACCGGACTTTCCGTCGCCTTCGACCTGTGCACCCAGATCGGCTACGACTCGGACCACGTCCTGGCGCGCGGCGAGGTGGGGAAGGTGGGCGTCGCCATCGCCACCCTGGAGGACATGGAAACGCTCCTCGAGGGCATCCCGCTGGAGCGCGTCTCCACCTCCATGACCATCAACGCCACCGCTTCGATCCTCCTCGGCATGGTGCTGGTGGTGGCGCGGCGGCGCGGGGTGCCGTGGACGGCGCTGCGCGGCACGGTACAGAACGACATCCTCAAGGAGTACATCGCCCGGGGCACGTACATCTATCCGCCGGCGCAGTCGATGCGCCTGGTGACCGACATGTTCGCCTTCTGCGCCCACGAAGTCCCCGAATGGAACCCGATCAGCATCTCCGGCTATCACATCCGCGAGGCTGGTTCGACCGCGGCGCAAGAAGTGGCCTTCACCCTGGCCGACGGCATCGCCTACGTGCAAGCGGCCCTCGACGCCGGACAGGACGTGGACCACTTCGCCGGGCGACTCAGCTTCTTCTTCAACGCCCACAACGACCTGCTCGAGGAGGTCGCCAAGTTTCGCGCCGCCCGCCGCCTGTGGGCCCGGCTCATGCGCCAGCGCTTCGGCGCCCGCCGGCCGGAATCCTGCCAGCTGCGCTTCCATGCCCAGACCTCGGGAGCTTCGCTCACGGCGCAGCAGCCGGAGAACAACGTCGTCCGCGTCACCGTGCAGGCGCTGGCGGCGGTACTGGGTGGGGCGCAGAGCCTGCATACCAACGGCATGGACGAGGCGCTGGCGCTGCCCACCGAGGACGCGGCGCGCATCGCGCTGCGGACGCAGCAGATCCTGGCCTACGAGTCCGGCGTCGCCCAGACCGTGGATCCTCTCGGCGGCTCGTACGCCATCGAGAGCCTGACCCATCAGATCGAGAAGGAAGCGCAGCAGTTGCTCGAGCGCGTCGAGGCCATGGGCGGCATGGTGAAGGCCATCGAGCGCGGCTTCGTGCAGCGGGAGATCCAGGAGGCCGCTTACACCCTGCAGCGGCAGATCGAAGCAGAGACGCGCGTCGTGGTCGGAGTGAACCGCTTTCGCGAGGAGAGCCCGGCGCGGATTCCCATCCTGCGCGTCGATCCGGCCCTGGAGCGCGCCCAAGTGAAACGGCTGCAGGCCTTCCGCGCCCGGCGCGACGGTGCCGCGGCGAAAGCGTCACTGGAGGCGGTGCGGCGCGCCGCCGCGGGAACGGAAAACCTCATGCCACCCATCGTCGACGCGGTGGAGAAGGGCGCGACGCTGGGGGAGATCAGCGACGAGCTGCGCAGCGTCTTCGGCGAGCATCGCGCCGATGTGACCATCTGA